DNA from Microbacterium foliorum:
TGGCTCGTGCCGGACTCGCGCAGCTCCCGGCCGGTGTCGTGGGACATCCTCAGCATCGTGTCGTCGATCGTGGCGCTGGGTGCCCTGGTGTTCGCGCTGCACGAGATTCTGGCCGCTCCCGTGCCCGCGGCCGTGGCGGGTGTGGTCGCGGTGGCGACCCTCGTGTTCTTCATCCGACGGCAGCGCTCGCTGCGTGACCCCCTGATCGACCTGCGCCTGTTCCGCGTGTCCGGCTTCAGTCCTGCGGTGGTTCGCATCGTGGCGAGCAGCGGGGTGTCGTCGGCCTGCGTGCTCCTCGCCAGCCTGCACCTGCAGGATCTGCGCGGGTACTCCGCGGCGGAGGCGGGGATCGCGATCCTGCCGCAGGCGGTGGCGATCGCCCTCGGTGGTGTCGCCGCACCCCTGTTCCTGCGGTGGCTGACCTCGCCCTCGCTCACGGTGCTCGCCCTCGTGATCCAGGGCGTCGGACTCGTGTGGCTGGCGCTGGATCCTGAGATCGTGGCGCTGCCGCTCGTGCTCGTCGGCGCCGGATTCGGCGTCGCAGCGACCCTGGCGGCCACGACCCTGTTCGACGTCACGACGGAGGACGACGCTGGGCAGGTCGGCGCGATCCAGGAAGTCGCCTTCGCCCTCGGCGGCGGGCTCGGCATCGCCGTGCTCGGCACGATCTCGCAGGTCGTCGGAGCGAGCGGATTCGCGGTGGCTCTCGTGGTCGCCGCCGTCGCGGTGGCCGCCGCCGCGCTCGTGCCGTTGGTGCGACGCGCCCCACAGGGTGCCGAACGCTCCCCGCGCGACCCCGCCGGCATCCGCTGACACTCGCCGCCGCATCCCGCCATCACCATCCCCACGGAAGAGAGACTCGCTTGTCCGCGCCCCGTAAGACCGTCCATTGGATCCTCGCCCACCCCCAGGAGAGCTCCGTCAACGCCCGTCTGTTCCGAGAGGGCGTGGAGTTCCTGTCGCGCGATCATGACGTGCACGTCTCCGATCTGTATCGGCAGGGGTTCGATCCGGTGCTCGGCGCTGCCGACCTCGGTGCCCCCGGCGGACGGGAGGGGAACGTCGTCGACCTCATGGGTGCCGCGCACGCCGAAGGCACGGTGCCGTCTGAAGTGCGCGAGGAGCAGCGCAAGCTCGAGGCGGCCGATCTGGTCGTGCTCCAGTTCCCCCTGTGGTGGTACGGCCCGCCGGCGATCCTCAAAGGGTGGTTCGATCGCGTGCTCACGAACGGATTCGCCTACGGACCCACCGATCCCGAGACCGGGCTGCCGCTGCGGTACGGGGAGGGACTGCTCGCCGGCAGGCGCGCGCTCGTGATCGTGACCGCGGGGGAGGACGACCGATCGATCGGCACCCGCGGCATCAGCGGCGACATCGACGCGCTGATGTTCCCGCTCACCCACGGCACGCTCTGGTACACCGGCATCGAGCCGCTCGACCTGCACGTCGTGCACGATGTCGACGGCTTCGGCGCCGCTGACGTCGAGCGGGAATCCGCCCGCCTGCGCACACGACTCGCGGGGATCGACGACGAGACGCCGACCAGTCCGTACCGCCGGCTGCGCGACGGCGAGTACCACGGCACCCGAGCGCTGCGGGCGGATCTGCTGCCCGGGCGCACCGACCTCGGCATCCATCGCCGCGTACGCGACTGAACGGCGGAGGGGGGGCGAGGGGCGGTGAAGTCGCTGCTAACCAGGATGCGTGCTTTGCCGAGGGTGTTTCAGTGCGCCGACGGGAGCACTGACCTGTCACGAAACCGCCCATACTTCGGTCATGGAGACTGGCGCGGACCACGAGTTACCCGCGAAAGCCTGAGCAATGCGCTCCTCTCGATGACGAGACCGCTTTTGTCGGCCGTTTGGGGGACGCGCACTCTACGGTCAGCTTGTTACGGTGATTCTTGTTCGCAGTCCAATCATCGGAGGCCCCAACTCATGAGACAGGCATCCCAAATATCAGGGGCAGCACTCGCAGTGCCGAACAGCAGGCTATGGTGACTGGCGCCTCGGCGACGCTTGTCGCAGCGATCTGTGCTCTTGCAGGTCCCCCATCTGCGGGGGTCGCCTGTGGAGTTGGCGGAGTGCTCATCGGGTCCATTGTTGCGTTCATCGTTGCAAATGGGGTGTGTGCGAACGGGCGTGAGATGCGCATCTATCCACTCGCGGGGCCGTCGGGGTTTAGCTGCCAGTGAATACTAAGAAGCGACTACATCCCGCAGTCTTCGCGACGATCGTCGCGGGCGGGATAATTCTTGTACAACTGGCTCTGTTGCTGACAGGAGTCTGGGAGTGGTCAACCGATTTGATATCGGTGGCCGTTATCGACCTCATCTTCTGGGGTCTTCTGTACTTCGTCTGGTACGCAGCTGGGAAGATCAAACAGTAGAAGGTGCTTCATGGTGCACTAGCAGCGCATCCGCCCGCGGCGCGCTCAGACGGTTCGCCTGCCCGGTGATTGCGTCGAACGTCGAGTTGGCCCCGACGAGGAGAAATCGCTGACAGTGATCTGTGCCGCGCAGTGGCAGAGTGGCCCTGAAGGAGGCAGGACATGGGCGGAGCGATCCTCTGGGGCGTGGTGGCGGCGGCGCCCCTCTTCGTCGGCGCAGTGCTCGCACTGCTGCGCGCCTGGCCGCCGCGCTGGCTCGGCATCGTGCTCGGATTCGGTGCGGGGGCGCTCATGGCGTCGATCGCATTCGAGCTGTGGGAGGAGGGGCTCGCGCTCGCCGGCCCCATCCCGCTCGTGCTCGGCGTCGCGCTGGGAGCGATCAGCTACTACATCGCCGCCCGCATCCTCGACGCCAGAGCCGCGAAGAAGAAGGGGCAGGCCGGCGGCGGGCAGCTCGCGGTGGGGGCGCTGCTCGACGGCATCCCTGAGCAGCTGGTGCTCGGCATCGGGCTGGCGTCCGGCGAGCCGGTGAGCGTGGCGCTCGTCGTCGCGATCCTCGTATCGAACCTGCCGGAATCGATCGGCTCCGCGGCGGACCTGCTGCAGGGTGGGATGGCGAAGTCGCGGGTGCTGCTGCTGTGGGCCGGAGTCGCGGTCGTCTGCGCGGCGGCGACCGTCGCGGGATTCGCCCTCACGAGTGTGACCGGAGATGCCTTCCGCGCCGGTGCGAGCGGATTCGCCGCCGGAGCCCTGCTCGTGATGCTGGTCGACTCCATGATCCCGGAGGCGCAGTCCAAGGCGAAGGAATCGACGGGGCTCGCGACCGTGCTGGGCTTCGCGCTCGCCGCAGGTCTCGCCCTCGCCTCCTGACGACCGCGAGGCAAAAGGAAACCCCGACCGTCACACTCGCGTGCGCTGCGTCGGGGACTGGTTCTATCGTACCCCTTGAGAAATCCGCAAGCAATGGAGGAAACGTGCACCGTCTTCGCGCAGCGATCCCTGCGGCCAGGATCGCGCGATACGACAAGGTCTGCGCGGACACTGACGTCGATGGGATGGATCTTTATCGATGGGCCAGCTCGGTGGCGCTTGCGGTGTTCGACGACCTCGGACACCTCGAGGTCGCGATGCGATCGGCGATGGCGAGGGAGCTCGCTGCGACCTATGGAGTCAACTGGTACGAGCGCGTGGAGATTCTTGACGAGGACACTCTCGAACTCATCTCTGAAGCCTGGCAGACGGGTCATCTGTCGAAGTTGGACGCCGATTCGATCGTGATTCACGGAAAACTGGTGGCGACCCTGATGTTCGGCTTCTGGGTGAAGATCTTGGGCAAGGGTGGATATCAGGGCACGGACGAAGATCGATCTCGTCGCATCTACGACACCCTGCTCTGGAAGCCGGCGCTGCGTAGGGCATTCCCCGAGGTCGGAGACTTCGATCGGTCTCGCGTGGAGTCCGCTGCGCGTCGTGTGCGGTCGCTACGCAACCGCATCGCCCATCACGAGCACATCATCTGGGGCGTTCCCATCGCAGGCGAGCAGGATTCGAGTGGAACCCCCGTGCGACTGTCGCTAACCGAGGCGCACGACACCCTCATCGAACTCGCTGGCTACGTCGACAAGGGCCTCGCAGGCTGGCTGATGGAGAACAGCCGGGTGCACACGCTGATCGAAGAATGTCCGGTCTGGGAGGGGCATCTCGATCTCTGAACCAGGCCCCTCGAGTGGCCGCGGCGCCCGATCACTGGAACCCGGGGTAGTCCTTCAGCTTCTCCTCGTATTCCGCCCGATCGTTCTCGCTGAGCACGGCGCTCGCGAGCACGACCATCTGCAGCCCTTCGAGCGGTTCCCCGGTGCGTGCGCTCTGCGCCTCGCGCGTGGTGCGGAAGTCGCCCGTCGGGTCGTTCGACAGGTCGTAGATGTTGGCGTAGAGCCGCGTCGGATCGGGGTAGTTGTCGGTGTAGTACTCCCACGTGTGCTGCTCGCGCGGGTCTTCGCTGCCGTAGAGCTTCGCGATCATCGTCGGATCGATGCCCGAGTACTCGCCGTTGAACGAGTAGAGCGGCGGCATCCCGTGCTCGGCGACGACCGCGTCGATGGTGGCCATGACGTCGAGCTTGGTGTTGTAGTCCTGGATCGGCTGGGTGGTCGCCCACCCCACCGACGTGTACTCGATCAGCATCGATTCTCCGCCGTACCCGTTGCGCTCGGGACGCAGGTCCTCGTCGCCGACCTGCACCCATTCGTACCCGTACTCGGCGGTGATGCGGGCGCGGATGTCGGCGAAGACGCTGTCGGCCTCCGCCCGCACCTCCTCGAGCGACTGCTGACGGAGGGCTGCCTGAGGGTCGGTGCCCTTGATGCCCGGGTAGGCCTCCTCGTGCTTCTGCTCCTCGGTCTTCATGCCGTCGTAGCTTCCGGATGCCGAGGTCTGCAGTGCACCGATGCCGC
Protein-coding regions in this window:
- a CDS encoding ZIP family metal transporter; its protein translation is MGGAILWGVVAAAPLFVGAVLALLRAWPPRWLGIVLGFGAGALMASIAFELWEEGLALAGPIPLVLGVALGAISYYIAARILDARAAKKKGQAGGGQLAVGALLDGIPEQLVLGIGLASGEPVSVALVVAILVSNLPESIGSAADLLQGGMAKSRVLLLWAGVAVVCAAATVAGFALTSVTGDAFRAGASGFAAGALLVMLVDSMIPEAQSKAKESTGLATVLGFALAAGLALAS
- a CDS encoding NAD(P)H-dependent oxidoreductase is translated as MSAPRKTVHWILAHPQESSVNARLFREGVEFLSRDHDVHVSDLYRQGFDPVLGAADLGAPGGREGNVVDLMGAAHAEGTVPSEVREEQRKLEAADLVVLQFPLWWYGPPAILKGWFDRVLTNGFAYGPTDPETGLPLRYGEGLLAGRRALVIVTAGEDDRSIGTRGISGDIDALMFPLTHGTLWYTGIEPLDLHVVHDVDGFGAADVERESARLRTRLAGIDDETPTSPYRRLRDGEYHGTRALRADLLPGRTDLGIHRRVRD
- a CDS encoding MFS transporter, whose translation is MTASVPVAPTRSRSPRHPWLAMIPLLLGILIGALAISSVSTALPAIRGDLTLSDTGALWLVDVYSLSLAATLILAARIGDAVGRKRIVLLGLAGFAVLNLIGGLAQDGLVLIVVRALLGVAEAFVVAGVVATIGAHYQARQRVLAYGLWTATFGTGSALGPVLGGLVTEGPGWRWLLLGSVPLAVVAAVLALWLVPDSRSSRPVSWDILSIVSSIVALGALVFALHEILAAPVPAAVAGVVAVATLVFFIRRQRSLRDPLIDLRLFRVSGFSPAVVRIVASSGVSSACVLLASLHLQDLRGYSAAEAGIAILPQAVAIALGGVAAPLFLRWLTSPSLTVLALVIQGVGLVWLALDPEIVALPLVLVGAGFGVAATLAATTLFDVTTEDDAGQVGAIQEVAFALGGGLGIAVLGTISQVVGASGFAVALVVAAVAVAAAALVPLVRRAPQGAERSPRDPAGIR